A DNA window from Drosophila pseudoobscura strain MV-25-SWS-2005 chromosome 2, UCI_Dpse_MV25, whole genome shotgun sequence contains the following coding sequences:
- the spg gene encoding dedicator of cytokinesis protein 3 isoform X3, whose amino-acid sequence MWIPSNNKYGVAIHNWHGDVRFGLSLDVGDSVDIVEECTHWYRGSCPRKSRAVGLFPKTYIHIKDLSKIDPVVAECTQVLREWSEIWKRLYVDREAYKFQTLRKVMFSILESRRELLSATMTQDQTLELQMMVVSKIDWGNRKLGLDLVPREGPLAVDPHGIGIVKLYNVHVSSADNAKASSSRGTLRRKTPRKILTHHLYFCMRDFGHRIGGDDAEVYFFLYDGSRMRPLSERFLVKISRDGFSNYIEKLHSNCAVFTDLGAADLNEDLHLVAVVMRVGKIIQSDSIKKIEKSGSHGTGPTYRRPFGVGVLSLADIAHFDSSLEQASPASEEREYNFKLYQSEEKDFHLLPELMIKKSSGKYSPIQTGNQSTQGIVVSLKLLHGGLGQARQEQPLLFQGSTITRKMGFPDVIMPGDVRNDLFLSLERGEFERGGKNTGKNILVTVVVLDVAGNVLTDCLWGASGMDAQPQYRSMILYHQNAPSWNEMLRLSVPIDKFATAHVRFEFRHCSTRDKTEPKLFAFSFARLMETGGATLGDGQHELYVYKCEDPAKLQASNYLRLQCRPRDAQAKMDCGGCFSRSSKEVFVLRSLLCSTKLTQNADLLSLLQWRAHPDTIQDSLTGVLRLNDEELVKFLQDVLDALFAMFSNEEGNSTQHSGLVFHVLVSIFSLLQSNKFQHFRPVMNEYIENHFAAALVYKGLITSVEHMAVFMTKAEHPDPFQKCFGSLEYIFKLLIQSRRLFARATGGQYEDSFRRDLHSLFTALNGMLAVPSYDVIIPTQEALLNSTGVVLEQLKDTLPAPELGMLARNMLDAIPRGAPIRLIQAKLHAVKDLVSGELFHEDDSRTVVLSVACKHLRMHLSRRDELRLCAEILSEILSQLFDLQREQREKVTNTLQHDLDSLCKNILGILIRTISIIMEGSNAVLPQLVSCLLGLLQLLDETHYKRYWDELSPNHKDPRDLKEFLSKSLLVYEELLTQDWHVFPNDWLVMKLAANDVLRMSLEEFAKPLVYRFLGAQAFDSQLWWSYFSLAVSFLTQPSLQLEQYREPKRLKILHSHGDMRVLMGFQILSMWSQLGEQKLHFIPSMVGPFLEVTLVPEPALRKATLSVFYDMMQCEQQAARGSFRLVESELIDKLDLLISENKGDDEYRELFSTILLEKVQVENPNWKDAGIAFIGSVTRLLERLLDYRSVMQGEENRDKRMTCTVNLLNFYKNEINRKEMYLRYIYKLHNLHLQAENYTEAGFTLKLYASMLSWDRETQSFAPFDNSGQPEWQRKERLYHEILKYFDKGKCWEKGIPLCKELAQLYETRRFDYNKLSEILIQEAKFFQNILTQLRPEPEYFRVGFYGMGLPLFVRNKQFVYRGLEYERIGAFTQRLQTEFPSAQILGNNSPPDGAILNAPDQYIQISNVRPMGDAQALKTAMVPVPEKIARFYEVNDVTRFIYDRPMYKGPIDKDNEFKSLWIERTILDIASPLPGILRWFEVKQKSVQELTPVEYACEIISNAGKELSELIVQYRRDPKRNINPFSMRLQGTIDANVMGGISKYQEAFFSDQFLKSPQGAGQQANVQRLKALILEQIQILEQALELHGQLAPSGVQPLHNRLLERFSQLKQSLSGMGRLKRQHSDSIVNTPLPPLPTEQRTAQAAASSSSSSQNANPNANYVYELDEIYTRPGDTVRPVDPLNSYQTLSKESLTIPLDESVAAPPVPNRPRSQNFVVNGGGGAMMDSPEVPPKRQPAVNSPNAPPLPPRGITPDKRASNPMIFNDFGGGDGVGRRHSSQQQQHGQKYAVVDISFDDPEADQQPHSLPPNFQDGGGGHLNVCFVPNDFRDSGISTTSSRELNNMNLNNLSEDSSSISAASTVHHREHCRISSNGSLDMHATVPSMNITQRESSTSSFDVEDMPVPPPPIPPKSLGVSSNGVLASEEALVLALAHSSNPNTQAYTQLNHSQNQNHSINNHHYHHQTLGQQLQQNGDDEGDGYSSLQHQPINGVAVAPALASAPLPSAVEAAVTSTGTGTNTSTITAPPASALTSSLASSHQHDGGTF is encoded by the exons atGTGGATACCATCGAACAACAAATACGGAGTTG CCATCCACAACTGGCATGGCGATGTCCGCTTCGGCCTGTCTCTGGATGTGGGCGACTCCGTGGACATTGTGGAGGAGTGCACGCACTGGTATCGCGGCTCCTGTCCGCGCAAATCCCGTGCCGTTGGTCTCTTCCCCAAGACGTACATACACATCAAGGATCTGTCAAAGATCGATCCCGTGGTGGCCGAATGCACGCAGGTCCTACGCGAATGGTCCGAGATCTGGAAGCGTCTCTATGTG GACCGCGAGGCCTACAAATTTCAGACCCTGCGCAAAGTAATGTTTTCCATATTGGAGAGTCGTCGGGAACTGTTGAGTGCCACCATGACCCAGGATCAGACACTGGAGCTGCAAATGATGGTGGTTTCCAAAATCGACTGGGGAAATCG GAAACTGGGACTGGATCTGGTGCCGCGCGAGGGTCCCCTGGCCGTGGATCCGCATGGCATTGGGATCGTCAAGCTGTACAATGTCCACGTGAGCAGTGCGGACAATGCCAAGGCCTCGTCG AGTCGCGGCACCTTGAGGCGAAAGACCCCACGGAAGATACTCACCCATCATTTGTACTTTTGCATGCGAGACTTTGGCCATCGCATCGGCGGCGATGATGCGGAGGTCTACTTCTTCCTCTACGACGGTAGCCGCATGCGGCCGCTGTCCGAACGATTTCTGGTCAAGATCTCCAGAGATGGTTTCTCCAATTACATCGAAAAGTTGCACAGCAATTGCGCGGTCTTTACGGATTTGG GTGCCGCCGATCTCAATGAGGATCTCCATTTGGTGGCCGTTGTGATGCGGGTGGGAAAGATCATTCAGTCGGACTCCATCAAGAAGATCGAGAAGAGCGGCAGCCACGGCACTGGGCCCACCTATCGTCGACCCTTTGGCGTGGGCGTCCTATCCCTGGCGGACATTGCGCACTTCGACAGCAGTCTGGAGCAGGCCTCCCCCGCCTCCGAGGAGCGGGAGTACAACTTCAAGCTGTACCAGAGCGAGGAGAAGGACTTCCATCTGCTGCCAGAGCTGATGATCAAGAAGTCCAGTGGCAAGTACTCCCCCATCCAGACGGGCAATCAGAGTACCCAGGGCATTGTGGTGTCCTTGAAGCTGTTGCACGGCGGACTGGGCCAGGCGCGCCAGGAGCAGCCGCTGCTCTTCCAGGGCTCCACTATCACACGGAAGATGGGATTCCCCGATGTCATTATGCCGGGCGATGTGCGCAACGATCTGTTCCTCTCGTTGGAGCGAGGGGAATTCGAGCGCGGCGGCAAGAACACGGGCAAGAACATCCTCGTGACGGTTGTGGTGCTGGATGTGGCGGGCAATGTGCTCACCGACTGCCTGTGGGGTGCCTCGGGGATGGACGCCCAGCCGCAGTACCGCTCGATGATTCTGTACCATCAGAATGCCCCCAGTTGGAACGAAATGCTGCGCCTGAGTGTGCCCATCGATAAGTTTGCCACCGCCCATGTGCGGTTCGAGTTCAGGCACTGCTCGACGAGGGACAAGACGGAGCCGAAGCTGTTTGCCTTCAGCTTTGCGCGGCTAATGGAGACGGGCGGCGCCACCCTGGGCGATGGCCAGCACGAGCTGTATGTGTACAAGTGCGAGGATCCCGCCAAGCTGCAGGCCTCCAACTACCTGCGACTGCAGTGCCGCCCCAGAGACGCGCAGGCCAAGATGGACTGCGGGGGATGCTTCAGTCGCAGCTCCAAGGAAGTCTTTGTCCTGCGctcgctgctctgctccacGAAGCTAACACAGAACGCGGATCTGCTCTCGCTGCTTCAGTGGCGTGCGCATCCCGACACCATACAAGACTCGCTGACGGGAGTGCTGCGCCTGAACGACGAGGAGCTCGTGAAGTTCCTGCAGGACGTGCTCGACGCCCTGTTCGCCATGTTCTCCAACGAGGAGGGCAACAGCACCCAGCACTCGGGTCTGGTTTTCCACGTCCTCGTGAGCATCTTCAGTCTGCTGCAGAGCAACAAGTTCCAGCACTTTCGACCCGTGATGAACGAGTACATCGAGAATCACTTTGCGGCCGCTCTCGTCTACAAGGGCCTCATCACGTCCGTGGAGCACATGGCCGTCTTTATGACCAAGGCAGAGCATCCGGACCCGTTCCAGAAGTGCTTCGGCTCGTTGGAGTACATCTTCAAGCTGCTGATCCAATCACGGCGTCTTTTCGCGCGCGCCACCGGCGGCCAGTACGAGGACTCGTTCCGCCGGGACCTCCATTCGCTGTTCACGGCCCTCAATGGGATGCTGGCGGTGCCCTCGTACGATGTCATCATACCCACACAAGAGGCGCTGCTTAACTCGACGGGCGTGGTCCTGGAACAGTTGAAGGACACGCTGCCAGCCCCAGAGCTGGGCATGCTGGCGCGTAATATGCTGGACGCGATACCGCGTGGTGCTCCAATACGTTTGATTCAGGCCAAGCTGCATGCGGTCAAGGATCTGGTGTCCGGCGAGCTTTTTCACGAAGATG ATTCCCGCACTGTGGTGCTGTCGGTGGCCTGCAAGCACCTGCGCATGCATCTCAGTCGTCGCGATGAGCTGCGCCTGTGCGCCGAAATTCTCTCGGAGATTCTCAGCCAGCTGTTCGACCTGCAGCGCGAGCAGCGGGAGAAGGTCACCAACACACTGCAGCACGATCTGGACTCGCTGTGCAAGAACATACTCGGCATTCTGATACGCACCATCAGCATCATTATGGAGGGCTCCAATGCGGTGCTGCCGCAGCTGGTGTCCTgcctgctggggctgctgcagctgctcgatGAGACGCACTACAAACGCTACTGGGACGAGCTCAGTCCCAACCACAAGGACCCGCGCGACCTCAAGGAGTTCCTCAGCAAGTCCCTGCTGGTGTACGAGGAGCTGCTTACCCAGGACTGGCACGTCTTCCCCAACGATTGGCTCGTGATGAAGCTGGCCGCCAACGATGTGCTACGCATGTCGCTCGAGGAGTTTGCCAAACCTCTGGTCTATCGCTTCCTCGGTGCCCAGGCCTTCGATTCGCAGCTGTGGTGGAGCTACTTCAGTCTCGCGGTCTCCTTCCTCACGCAACCgtcgctgcagctggagcagtACCGAGAGCCCAAGAGGCTCAAGATCCTCCACTCGCATGGGGATATGCGCGTCCTAATGGGCTTCCAGATCCTGAGCATGTGGTCGCAGTTGGGCGAACAGAAGCTCCACTTCATACCCTCGATGGTGGGGCCCTTTCTGGAGGTCACTCTAGTGCCAGAGCCGGCACTGAGAAAGGCAACCCTTTCGGTCTTTTACGACATGATGCAGTGCGAACAG CAGGCGGCGCGCGGCTCCTTCCGCCTGGTGGAGAGCGAACTCATCGACAAGTTGGATCTGTTGATCAGCGAGAACAAAGGCGACGACGAGTACAGGGAGCTCTTCAGTACCAT CTTGCTGGAGAAGGTCCAAGTGGAGAATCCAAACTGGAAGGATGCCGGCATTGCGTTTATTGGTTCCGTCACACGACTCCTGGAGCGACTGCTCGACTATCGCAGTGTGATGCAGGGCGAGGAGAATCGCGACAAGCGCATGACCTGCACTGTGAATCTCTTGAACTTTTACAAAAACGAAATCAATCGCAAAGAGATGTATCTGAG ATACATTTACAAGCTACACAACCTGCACTTGCAGGCAGAAAACTACACGGAGGCTGGCTTCACCCTCAAGTTGTATGCTTCCATGTTGTCTTGGGATCGGGAGACCCAGAGCTTTGCCCCCTTCGACAATAGCGGCCAACCAGAGTGGCAGCGAAAAGAGCGACTATACCATGAG ATCCTCAAATATTTCGACAAGGGCAAATGCTGGGAGAAGGGCATTCCGCTATGCAAAGAGCTGGCGCAACTCTACGAAACGCGCCGCTTTGACTACAACAAACTGAGCGAAATACTCATTCAGGAGGCCAAGTTCTTTCAGAATATCTTAACGCAGCTTCGACCCGAGCCGGAATACTTTCGAGTGGGTTTCTATGGCATGGGTCTGCCGCTGTTTGTGAGG AACAAACAGTTTGTGTATCGCGGCCTCGAGTACGAGCGTATCGGTGCCTTTACGCAGCGCCTGCAAACGGAGTTTCCCAGTGCCCAGATTCTGGGTAACAATAGTCCACCCGATGGCGCCATTCTGAATGCACCCGATCAGTATATACAGATCAGTAATGTCCGGCCCATGGGCGATGCTCAGGCCTTGAAGACGGCCATGGTGCCGGTACCGGAGAAAATAGCCCGTTTCTACGAGGTGAATGATGTGACAAGATTCATCTACGACCGACCCATGTACAAGGGACCCATTGACAAGGACAACGAGTTCAAGTCGCTGTGGATAGAGCGCACGATCCTGGATATAGCCAGTCCGCTTCCGGGGATTTTGCGCTGGTTCGAGGTCAAGCAGAAGTCGGTGCAGGAGCTGACGCCCGTGGAATATGCCTGTGAGATCATCAGTAATGCGGGAAAGGAGCTGTCCGAGCTGATTGTCCAGTACAGACGCGATCCCAAGCGGAATATCAATCCGTTCTCGATGCGCCTGCAGGGTACCATCGATGCCAATGTGATGGGCGGCATCAGCAAGTACCAGGAGGCCTTTTTCTCGGATCAGTTCCTCAAGTCGCCCCAGGGCGCCGGCCAGCAGGCGAATGTGCAGCGCCTGAAGGCTCTGATACTCGAACAAATCCAAATTCTGGAGCAGGCACTGGAGCTGCATGGACAGTTGGCTCCCAGCGGCGTTCAGCCGCTGCACAATCGCCTCCTGGAGAGATTCTCACAGCTGAAGCAGAGTCTTTCGGGCATGGGTCGCCTCAAGCGTCAGCATTCGGACAGCATCGTGAacacgccgctgccgcctctACCCACGGAGCAGCGCACGGCGCAGGCTGCAGcgtcttcctcctcctccagccaGAATGCCAATCCCAATGCCAACTATGTCTACGAGCTGGATGAGATCTACACGAGACCAGGCGACACTGTGCGGCCCGTCGATCCCCTGAATTCGTATCAGACGCTGAGCAAGGAGAGCCTCACCATACCGCTGGACGAGAGTGTTGCGGCACCTCCAGTGCCCAATCGGCCGCGATCGCAGAACTTTGTAGTcaacggaggaggaggagccatgATGGACAGTCCAGAGGTGCCGCCCAAGCGGCAGCCGGCAGTCAACTCCCCAAACGctccgccgctgccgcccCGAGGAATTACGCCGGACAAGCGAGCATCGAATCCCATGATTTTCAACGATTTTGGAGGCGGCGATGGCGTCGGCCGTCGTCACTcatcccagcagcagcaacatggcCAGAAGTACGCCGTGGTAGACATCAGCTTCGACGATCCCGAGGCGGATCAGCAGCCGCACTCGTTGCCGCCCAACTTCCAGGATGGCGGCGGTGGACATCTGAATGTCTGCTTTGTCCCAAACGATTTCCGCGACTCGGGCATCTCGACGACCAGCTCGCGGGAGCTGAACAACATGAATCTCAATAATCTCAGCGAGGACTCGTCTTCGATTTCGGCGGCCAGTACGGTGCATCATCGCGAGCACTGCCGCATCAGCTCCAACGGAAGCCTGGACATGCATGCCACGGTCCCCTCGATGAATATCACACAACGGGAGAGCTCGACGAGTTCGTTTGACGTTGAGGATATGCCGGTGCCACCGCCGCCCATTCCGCCTAAATCGTTGGGGGTCTCCAGCAATGGAGTGCTGGCCAGCGAAGAGGCACtggtactggcactggcacactCATCCAATCCCAACACACAAGCTTACACACAACTCAATCACagtcagaatcagaatcattCCATAAAcaatcatcattatcatcatcaaaCGCTgggccagcagctgcagcagaatgGCGATGACGAGGGCGATGGCTATAGCTCATTGCAACACCAGCCGATCAacggagtggcagtggctccAGCCCTAGCCTCAGCACCATTGCCGTCTGCTGTCGAGGCCGCAGTTACATcaacaggcacaggcacaaacACCAGCACAATCACAGCCCCACCGGCATCCGCATTGACATCTTCATTGGCATCTAGTCACCAGCACGATGGCGGCACTTTTTGA